The Myxococcus fulvus sequence GAGCGCACCCTCACCGATGGCGGCACCCTGGCCACGGGCACCTTCACCTCGTTCCGACTCAGCGAGGACGGCACCCAGGACACGATGATGGGCCAGCCCCTCCTCACCCGCGACACTCGCGATGGCGGGTTCTCCCTCGTCTCGCGCACTGTGACGAACACCACCACCACGCTGAGGGGCTGCAACACGCTCGCGCCGGACCGCATCACCGGCTGCTTCGCCCGCTGCTTCGGCGCCGGCGCCATCCAGAAGGGGACCTTCACCGCCCACCGCGTCGCGAAGTGGTCCGGTGAACCCGAGTCCTCCGGCGGATTGACGCTCCTCTCCGAGACCCACGTCGCCACCGGTGAGCCCGTGGACGTGTACGTCGCCAGGTCCCACGCCTACGTCGTCTCCATGCGACGCCTGGGCCGCAACGGCGGCCTGTCCGTCTACGACGTCAGCGACCCGCACCACCCCGTCTTCAAGACCTCCATCAGCCTCCCCCAGGACAACCTCTGGAACGCCGCCTGGGCCCACGGGGACGCGCTCTACATCGCCAGCGCCGACTCGGGCACCGTCGTCTACGACATCTCCAACCCCGCCTCCCCCAGCTTCGTGCGCAACCTGCCCTCCGGCACCTACGGCGTGCACACCCTGCTCGTCGATGGCCAGCGGCTCTACGCGATGGCTCCGGAGAGCGGCACCTTCGTCTACGACGTGACGAACCCGCTCGACCCGGTGCTGCTCACCCTCATCTCCCTGCCCGAGCCCCTCTCCCTCGCCGGGCCCCACGACGCCTTCGCCTACCAGGGGCGCCTGTACATCAGCAACGCCAACGGCGGTTACTCCATCATGGACGTCACGGACCTCGAGGACGTGCGGCACCTGGGCCAGTTCGTCCACGGCAACAAGGCCTTCGCGCACCACAGCGCGGTGGGCACCTTCTCCGGCCGCACCATCGCCTTCGAGGGCGGCGAGGGTCCCGGCGCCCACCTGCGCGTGCTCGACGTCACCGACCCGGCGCACATCGTGAAGATTGGCGAGGTGCGCAAGCGCAACGTCACCTCCATCCACAACCTCATCCTCCGCGGCCAGACGCTCTACGTCGCCTGGTACCAGGAGGGCCTGCGCGTGTTCGACGTGAGCAACCCCACGAGCCCCCGACAGGTGGCGCACCACAACACCTATCGGGAGACCGACCCCGAGCGCACCGACAGCCCCTTCACCGGCGCCTACGGCGTGCGCGTGCCCGGTGACGGGCACGTCTACGTGGTCGACTCCTCGCGCGGGCTGCTCATCTTCGACGAGCCCTGAAAAGAGCCCCCTCCGGACTCAGTGCCTCCGGACGTGACGCAGCAGCTTCTGGTACCGCGCGCCCTGCTTCTGCTCGGAGACCTCCGGCACCTGCACGGGCGCGCCGGCCCAGTCGGACAGCCGCTCGAAGAAGAACGTGCGCTGGGGCTCGGGCAGCGCCGTCAGCGTCCCGTAGAAGCCGATGCCCTCCGGGTCCACGACCCGGTACGCGTCGTTCCACGGGCTCACGTGGAACGCGGAGGCGCTCCACGGGCTGAGCGCGCCATCCAGGATGAGTACCTGCTTTGCGTGCAGCCGCGCCCACACCTCCAGCTTCAGCAGCGGCACCGGGTTGTAGAACTTCGTCACGCCCAGGGGCGGCAGGAACGTGGGCACCTGTCCACCCGGGTAGCGCAGCAGGTCGCGCAGCTCCGCCTCCGGATACAGCGGCGCGCCCAGCTCCGTGGCGCTCTGGTAGCTCTCCGGCTCACCGAACGTCGCCAGCGCCTGGTCCGAGAAGATGTACGCCGGGCCCGCCACCAGGTCCACGAAGCCGAACAGCTCCTCCGCCGACACCGTGGGCTCCGGGATGCTGTCGCAGTCGTACGGCGCCAGCCCCAGGTACTCCCAGAAGTTGAACGACAACCGCACCACGCTGAACTCCAGCGACTTGTCCACGCCCAGCGTGTCGAAGGTGAAGCCCCACTCCACCTGCGCCGCCAGCAACGGCGAGAGCTCCTCGCGACGAGCCAACG is a genomic window containing:
- a CDS encoding LVIVD repeat-containing protein, with amino-acid sequence MTHPPRSHRILTSLCVLTLALCSGCDDDDKSRRAAPPDASESPQDDAGTPDAGTPWDGTATPLEERGNWVDPGRSSACDFDTADASTSPCQEPSRFDVSSCDPTALAALDPQGIYMVDLRTERTLTDGGTLATGTFTSFRLSEDGTQDTMMGQPLLTRDTRDGGFSLVSRTVTNTTTTLRGCNTLAPDRITGCFARCFGAGAIQKGTFTAHRVAKWSGEPESSGGLTLLSETHVATGEPVDVYVARSHAYVVSMRRLGRNGGLSVYDVSDPHHPVFKTSISLPQDNLWNAAWAHGDALYIASADSGTVVYDISNPASPSFVRNLPSGTYGVHTLLVDGQRLYAMAPESGTFVYDVTNPLDPVLLTLISLPEPLSLAGPHDAFAYQGRLYISNANGGYSIMDVTDLEDVRHLGQFVHGNKAFAHHSAVGTFSGRTIAFEGGEGPGAHLRVLDVTDPAHIVKIGEVRKRNVTSIHNLILRGQTLYVAWYQEGLRVFDVSNPTSPRQVAHHNTYRETDPERTDSPFTGAYGVRVPGDGHVYVVDSSRGLLIFDEP
- a CDS encoding S28 family serine protease encodes the protein MLARRHRLRGVVGALVVSLLGACGDAGSAGAPEDAAQERRTLDDDIRARLEALPGVTILGDEQFEDFRFFTLDFEQPADHRRPHGEKFLQRMTLFHRSTTAPMVIDTEGAELFTEPIAAEPVDLLEGNQVTVEHRFYGTSTPASRDWRLLDVWQSAADAHRVVEVFKTLYTGRWLSTGVFRGGTAALLHRYYFPNDVQGTLAYAERHSLGLQDARAAHFLRNVGDATCRAKLTAVQRAALARREELSPLLAAQVEWGFTFDTLGVDKSLEFSVVRLSFNFWEYLGLAPYDCDSIPEPTVSAEELFGFVDLVAGPAYIFSDQALATFGEPESYQSATELGAPLYPEAELRDLLRYPGGQVPTFLPPLGVTKFYNPVPLLKLEVWARLHAKQVLILDGALSPWSASAFHVSPWNDAYRVVDPEGIGFYGTLTALPEPQRTFFFERLSDWAGAPVQVPEVSEQKQGARYQKLLRHVRRH